The following proteins are co-located in the Gossypium hirsutum isolate 1008001.06 chromosome A02, Gossypium_hirsutum_v2.1, whole genome shotgun sequence genome:
- the LOC107951956 gene encoding auxilin-related protein 1, with amino-acid sequence MDEFGVLTERYGLKPQGKSVPMSQAKRSTATAAATATTDWGFGFDSGSNRNPMSFSSKFSRNSGPSNGSLLDDHDFFPKPNSRNSFGLGDDFGGFQNATTKQSNTSNNNSSSNGSSFDLASMLLNSGSKSSSANSYVVDDLFGGMPVSQNANNDDDFGSFVSSTKQKGSASDLLGDFSGVAAKLKSSSRSGAWDSVNNEAGVDDLIPGFGASSPSVNRTNVKTTKSSRSSEEPFVVLDSDFGSEYNFSETPMDPLGEFSVLNRSGGTKPRGSSNASQSFRPPPKPAQISKEEKAKSSGASLIDELEDFAMGRAHNKSSRSKEAEDATKKTQSNGEDDLESFFGVSSRSNSAPKTRATTLDPIFDKNMHNRQQKTSAGAPSTAKKASPVTMMNGMDDLSFIFGAASMSGEFEEVAGESEERRRARLGRHQRTQDRVARAVADMNQRDRQSQNEQEERHRIAEAMDFEIKRWAAGKEGNMRALLSSMQQVLWPECGWEPVSLTDLITSGSVKKVYRKATLCVHPDKVQQKGATLEQKYIAEKVFDILKEAWNKFNKEELS; translated from the exons ATGGACGAATTTGGCGTTTTAACAGAGCGTTACGGCTTAAAACCGCAAGGAAAATCGGTTCCGATGTCGCAGGCCAAACGATCCACCGCCACCGCCGCTGCTACCGCAACCACCGACTGGGGTTTCGGGTTCGATTCAGGCTCGAACCGAAACCCCATGTCGTTCTCTTCAAAATTCTCGCGGAACTCGGGTCCCAGTAACGGTTCTTTGCTCGACGATCACGACTTTTTCCCCAAGCCAAACTCCCGTAATTCTTTTGGTTTGGGTGACGATTTTGGTGGTTTTCAAAACGCCACGACGAAGCAATCTAATACAAGTAATAATAACAGTAGCAGTAACGGATCATCTTTCGATTTGGCTTCAATGTTATTGAATTCAGGCTCAAAATCTTCATCTGCGAATTCGTACGTTGTTGATGATTTATTTGGAGGAATGCCCGTCTCACAAAATGCAAATAACGATGATGATTTTGGATCCTTCGTCTCTTCCACCAAGCAAAAGGGTTCTGCCAGTGACTTGCTGGGTGATTTTAGTGGCGTGGCGGCGAAATTGAAGAGTTCTAGCAGGAGTGGAGCGTGGGATTCGGTGAATAATGAGGCTGGTGTTGATGATTTGATACCCGGGTTCGGTGCAAGCAGCCCTTCAGTTAATAG GACTAATGTTAAGACAACCAAGTCATCCAGATCATCAGAGGAACCTTTTGTTGTATTAGACTCTGATTTTGGCTCAGAATATAATTTCTCAGAAACGCCCATGGATCCACTGGGAGAATTCAGCGTTCTTAATCGATCTGGAGGAACAAAGCCTCGTGGTTCTTCAAATGCTTCACAATCATTTAGGCCTCCTCCAAAACCAGCACAAATttctaaagaagagaaag CCAAGAGTTCTGGTGCATCTCTGATAGATGAACTTGAGGACTTTGCCATGGGGAGAGCGCACAATAAGTCTAGTAGATCTAAAGAAGCTGAAGATGCTACGAAAAAGACTCAATCAAATGGAGAAGATGACCTGGAATCCTTTTTTGGTGTGAGTTCCAGATCAAATAGTGCACCAAAGACGAGGGCAACTACTTTG GATcctatatttgataaaaatatgcaCAACAGACAGCAAAAGACATCTGCAGGTGCACCATCCACTGCAAAGAAGGCTTCTCCTGTCACTATGATGAATGGAATGGATGACCTCTCTTTTATTTTTGGAG CTGCCTCAATGTCTGGAGAATTTGAGGAAGTTGCTGGGGAAAGTGAAGAAAGACGAAGGGCCAGATTGGGGCGTCATCAAAGGACCCAGGACAGAGTG GCAAGAGCAGTTGCTGATATGAATCAGCGTGATCGTCAATCACAGAATGAGCAAGAAGAGAGACAT AGGATTGCTGAAGCTATGGATTTTGAGATAAAACGCTGGGCTGCAGGGAAGGAAGGCAATATGCGTGCACTGCTTTCATCAATGCAACAG GTACTTTGGCCTGAATGTGGTTGGGAGCCAGTTTCATTGACTGATTTGATTACCTCTGGCTCAGTCAAAAAAGTTTATAGAAAGGCCACATTATGTGTCCACCCTGATAAGGTTCAGCAGAAAGGTGCCACTCTTGAACAGAAATATATTGCTGAAAAGGTTTTCGATATTCTCAAG GAAGCTTGGAACAAGTTCAACAAGGAAGAACTTTCTTAA